The Streptomyces sp. ALI-76-A nucleotide sequence GCGGTGTCCACGGTGGGCGTCGCCGCGGAGGCGTACGCGGGGACGACCGGGACGCCGAGGCGCTCCGCCAGCAGCTGGGCCGTGCGGCCGGTGTCCACCGCCGCCTCCGGGTCGCGGGAGCCGGCCGCGGCGAGGACGACCGCGCTGGCGCGGCGGGTGGCCTCGGTCATGCGCGGGCGCCAGCCGGCCTCGACGAGACGGCCGTACAGGGCCTCCACGAGCAGCGGGTGCGGGCCGAGCGGGGCGGCGAGACGGGTGCGGGCCGGTGCGGCCGCCGCCATCTCGGGGATGTCCCGCTTGACGTGGTAGCCGCGGCTGAGGAGCAGCGGTACGAGGACGGCGTCGCCGGTGCCGAGGGAGGCGAGCGTGCCGGGCAGCAGCGGCTCGTTCAGCTCGATGTGGCCGAGGTGGACGGGCAGACCCGGACGCAGGTCGCGGACGCGGTCCAGGAGCGCGTGGACGGTGCTCAGCGTGCGTGGGTCACGGCTGCCGTGCGCCACCACGACGAGGGCGGGCGGTTCGGGGCGCTGCCTGCCGTCGAGGGAGACGAGGCCGAGCTGGGTGGCGAGCTGGCTGCTGATCCGGTTCATGAGGTGCGCCGTACTGTCGAGGAGGGTCGTGGACTCGTCGCGAAGAGCTGTCGACTTGCGCGTCGCCGTCATGCACCGATGGTGGCGGCGGGAGGTTGCCTCCCCATTGCACAGGAATGACGGGTCTTTTCCGAGGGTTCACCATGGGGTACAGGGGGTGTGTGAGGTGCTGTGACCTGCGGTTTCATGGTACGAAGTGAAGCCGGTCACGTCACGGACGGTGAACCGCGGGGCCTTGCATGACGTCTCTCACTGTCGAGACGCCGACCGGGAGGACCCGATGCCACTGCCGAAGCCGCGCCGGCCCCGTCTGCCGCGTACCCGGACCGGGCGGCGGCGGCTGGTGCAGGCCGTGATGGCCGGGTGCGTGCTGGCGCTGCTGCCGGCCACCTGGCTGTACGTCGGGACCGGCGACCGGCTGCGCACGACGGCCGACGTGCCGCGCACCGAGGTCGCCGTCGTCTTCGGCGCGGGCCTGTGGGACGGGGAGCCGTCGCCGTATCTCGCCCACCGGCTGGACGCGGCGGCCACGCTGTACCGGGAGGGCCGGATCGAGGTCGTCCTCGTCACCGGCGACAACAGCCGCGAGGAGTACGACGAGCCCGACGCGATGCGCGCCTACCTCACGCGGCACGGGGTCCCGGACGCGCGGATCGTGAGCGACTACGCGGGTTTCGACACGTGGGACTCCTGCGTCCGCGCGAAGAAGATCTTCGGTGTCGAGGAGGCCGTGCTGATCAGCCAGGACTTCCACATCCGGCGGGCCCTCGCGCTGTGCCGGGCGGCGGGCGTCTCCTCGTACGGCGTCGGGGTCGCCGCCGAGCACGACGTGACCTGGTACTACGGGGGCACGCGGGAGCTCTTCGCGGCGGGGAAGGCCGCGCTGGACGTGGTGTTCCGGCCGGATCCGCGGTTCCTGGGGCCGAGGGAGCCGGGCGTGGCGCGGGCGTTGGCGGCGCCGCGCGGATAGGGCGGCGGATCGACCGGCGGGCGGGCCGCCCCGGGCCTCACGGTGGCCGGGCGGCCACGAGGAGGTCGCCGTCCCGGCCGTGTAACACGCAGCCGCCCGGCGCGTAACACGGGCGAAGCACGCTGAGCAGCATGCAGAACTCCGTGACGCCCACGCACTGCCCTTACTGCGCCCTGCAGTGCGGGATGAACCTGACGCCGGCGCCGGACGGGACCGTCGAGGTCGGTGAGCGTACGGACTTCCCGGTGAACCGGGGTGCGCTGTGCGGCAAGGGCCGTACGGCGCCGGCGGTGCTCTCGTCCCGGGTGCGGCTGACCTCCCCGCTGGTGCGCTCCGGGGGCACCCTGGTGCCGGCCTCCTGGGAGGAGGCGCTGGACCGGATCGCCGAGGGGCTGTCCCGCACACGCAGGGACCATGGCCCGGACGCGTGCGGGGTGTTCGGCGGGGGCGGCCTGACCAACGAGAAGGCGTACACGCTGGGCAAGTTCGCACGGGTGGTGCTGGGCACCTCGCAGATCGACTACAACGGGCGCTTCTGCATGTCGTCCGCGGCGGCGGCCGGGATCAAGGCCTTCGGCCTGGACCGCGGTCTGCCGTTCCCGCTGGAGGACATCCCGAGGACGGGCTGTGTGATCCTCGTCGGTTCCAACCTCGCGGAGACCATGCCGCCGGCCCTGCGGTTCTTCAGCGAGCTGCGGGAGAACGGCGGCACCCTGATCGTCATCGACCCGCGCCGCACCAGGACCGCCGAGCAGGCCGACCTGCACCTGGCGCCCCGCCCGGGGACGGATCTCGCGCTGGCGCTCGGCCTGCTCCACCTGGTGGTCGCCGAGGGCCGGGTCGACGAGGCGTACGTCGCCGAGCGCACGGCCGGCTGGGAGGACGCCCGGGCGGCGGCGATGGCGCACTGGCCGGAGTACGTGGAACGGATCACGGGGGTGTCCGTTCCACAGCTCCGGGAGACCGTGCGGATGTTCTGCGAGCCGGAGCACGCGATGGTGCTCACCGCCCGGGGCCCCGAGCAGCAGTCCAAGGGCACGGACACCGTGGGCGCGTGGATCAACCTGTGCCTGGCCACCGGCCGGGCGGGGCGCCCGCTGTCCGGGTACGGCTGTCTGACCGGGCAGGGCAACGGGCAGGGCGGACGCGAACACGGGCAGAAGGCCGACCAGTTGCCCGGCTACCGCAAACTGGACGACCCGGCGGCCCGCCGCCATGTCGCCGAGGTGTGGGGCGTGGACCCGGACAGCCTGCCCGGGCCGGGGCGCAGCGCGTACGAGCTGCTGGACGCGCTGGGTTCGGACATCAAGTCGCTGCTGCTGATGGCGTCGAACCCGGTGGTGTCGGCGCCGCGCGCCGCGCACATCGAGGAGCGCATCAGGTCGCTGGACTTCCTGGCGGTCTGCGACGTGGTGCTGTCGGAGACGGCGGCCCTCGCGGACGTCGTCCTGCCGGTCACGCAGTGGGCGGAGGAGACGGGCACCGTGACCAACCTGGAGGGCAGGGTGCTGCTGCGCAAGCAGGCGATCAGCCCGCC carries:
- a CDS encoding ElyC/SanA/YdcF family protein, producing MPLPKPRRPRLPRTRTGRRRLVQAVMAGCVLALLPATWLYVGTGDRLRTTADVPRTEVAVVFGAGLWDGEPSPYLAHRLDAAATLYREGRIEVVLVTGDNSREEYDEPDAMRAYLTRHGVPDARIVSDYAGFDTWDSCVRAKKIFGVEEAVLISQDFHIRRALALCRAAGVSSYGVGVAAEHDVTWYYGGTRELFAAGKAALDVVFRPDPRFLGPREPGVARALAAPRG
- a CDS encoding sirohydrochlorin chelatase, coding for MNRISSQLATQLGLVSLDGRQRPEPPALVVVAHGSRDPRTLSTVHALLDRVRDLRPGLPVHLGHIELNEPLLPGTLASLGTGDAVLVPLLLSRGYHVKRDIPEMAAAAPARTRLAAPLGPHPLLVEALYGRLVEAGWRPRMTEATRRASAVVLAAAGSRDPEAAVDTGRTAQLLAERLGVPVVPAYASAATPTVDTAIRALAAQGRHRVAVASYFTAPGLFATQCAEKAPWLASAPLGTHPAMAHLVLHRYDQALAAAVTTQPQLASA
- a CDS encoding molybdopterin oxidoreductase family protein, with amino-acid sequence MQNSVTPTHCPYCALQCGMNLTPAPDGTVEVGERTDFPVNRGALCGKGRTAPAVLSSRVRLTSPLVRSGGTLVPASWEEALDRIAEGLSRTRRDHGPDACGVFGGGGLTNEKAYTLGKFARVVLGTSQIDYNGRFCMSSAAAAGIKAFGLDRGLPFPLEDIPRTGCVILVGSNLAETMPPALRFFSELRENGGTLIVIDPRRTRTAEQADLHLAPRPGTDLALALGLLHLVVAEGRVDEAYVAERTAGWEDARAAAMAHWPEYVERITGVSVPQLRETVRMFCEPEHAMVLTARGPEQQSKGTDTVGAWINLCLATGRAGRPLSGYGCLTGQGNGQGGREHGQKADQLPGYRKLDDPAARRHVAEVWGVDPDSLPGPGRSAYELLDALGSDIKSLLLMASNPVVSAPRAAHIEERIRSLDFLAVCDVVLSETAALADVVLPVTQWAEETGTVTNLEGRVLLRKQAISPPEGIRSDLEVMHELAGRLGVEKGFPTDPEEVFEELRRASAGGPADYSGITYRRLAEENGVFWPCPALDPGDSEDASLDARGHDDPAQDDGVLGGAHPGTPRLFLDRFATPDGRARFVPVSHRAIAEEPDAEYPVLLTTGRVVAQYQSGAQTRRVDELNAAAPGPFVELHPRLAERLGAAEGDPVAVVSRRGRAVAPARITTSIRPDTVFMPFHWPGEGRANTLTNPALDPTSRMPEFKACAVRLEAVRA